One part of the Terriglobia bacterium genome encodes these proteins:
- a CDS encoding VOC family protein, with the protein MAGNVKAIPEGLHTITPHLVVNGATKALEFYKNAFGAQVLNVHNTPDGKVMHAEIKIGDSKVFLNDEFPGMGCASPKTVGGSSVVLNLYSENVDQLFNNAVGAGATVTMPLGNQFWGDRYGQVVDPFGHHWALGQHVEDVAPEEMERRAKEVFGQMSKAAGKS; encoded by the coding sequence ATGGCAGGAAATGTGAAGGCAATCCCGGAGGGATTGCATACGATTACCCCGCATCTGGTGGTGAATGGCGCGACTAAGGCATTGGAGTTTTACAAGAACGCATTCGGGGCCCAGGTTCTGAACGTTCACAACACCCCGGACGGCAAGGTGATGCACGCGGAGATCAAGATCGGCGATTCGAAGGTTTTTCTTAACGATGAGTTCCCGGGTATGGGCTGCGCGTCGCCGAAGACGGTCGGTGGTAGCAGCGTGGTGCTGAACCTCTACTCTGAGAACGTAGATCAACTTTTCAACAATGCCGTGGGGGCCGGCGCGACCGTGACCATGCCGCTCGGCAACCAGTTCTGGGGCGATCGCTACGGCCAGGTGGTGGATCCATTCGGCCACCATTGGGCGCTCGGCCAGCATGTCGAAGATGTGGCTCCTGAAGAAATGGAGAGACGCGCCAAAGAGGTGTTCGGCCAGATGAGTAAAGCAGCGGGGAAGAGCTGA